A DNA window from Nerophis lumbriciformis linkage group LG03, RoL_Nlum_v2.1, whole genome shotgun sequence contains the following coding sequences:
- the LOC133583321 gene encoding uncharacterized protein, translating to MEDGPILTDQTVTNRTENDNEKVLRKCKCGWQKVTSFKGLRIHQGRMKCGSTPDQHNRSASAGQTEETQCQVTNHSAEGPSNAEGETSVEAGGGMNAAPESEAHAVPQRVAQSESQRKHPERRKKIKWPKAKSQAEWRKLDDHLRAVLEHSLRGTVERKLTSLSNIIYEECRERFGESATKRATAQRHKGRRERDIKGLITNRRQLRKRWRKAAAEEKEGLKVLWDDLKQRLAKLRRAERLRRRRKRKEKERKDFFKDPFRFARQLLDEKRSGKLSIAKEDLEQHIKDQYMDSAKDTPLGSPGHVPRPEPPETPFDTSPPRLSEIKEVLKKARSASAPGPNGLPYKVYKNCPQVTTILWKLMRVVWKKHSIPAEWQEAVGIFIPKEQNSINISQFRTIALLNVEGKVFFSVLAKRLSSFLNNNGYIDTSCQKAGLPGFPGCIEHASVIWDQIQRAKRERSNLHVVWLDLANAYGSVPHKLVEFALNFFHVPVCVSNIIAKYFNNLHMCFSVDDYMTGWQRLEVGIAMGCSISPILFVAAFEVLLIGARQMVRGLKTPSGGRLPALRGFMDDVTSILQTAPCTARLLKRFDELIVWARMKIKPAKSRSLSIRKGVRDDRTVFTAGGEKIPLLAEQPIRSLGREYTAELSDRQMGRVVQKQLKEGLVRIDGSQLPGKLKVWCYHFTLFHRVMWPLKVAEIPSSQASKMDSIANGYIRKWLGLPRCFSDTGLFGKNILQLPLKSINLGYRQEKTRLVLELRESRDEAVKSAAVIVRTGRKWKAQVEVDQAVSRLKYKEILGRVQDSRAGLGWGQPVQFWSKATRQQRKAMVVEEVTQVAQDQYWIKAVSQGKQGAWTRWEDTIQRVITWADIWRTPQSRLSFLVRAAYDTLPCPRNLAQWFGSEGKCSLCSKDNAGLKHILSGCNVALTQGRFRWRHNQVLRKLAELLERCRVGANNATDPHRPNITFIKPGEVGQKTEAGRSSLLLTPAAKKVLIIELTVPWEEGIPVAHEFKRSKYSDLAEDCKGGGWSASIHPVEIGCRGFVGGSATRLLRAAGMTGSNLRRAIKELAEEAEKASFWMWLRRRDNTWGSTPH from the exons GCGGTCCCCCAGAGAGTTGCACAGTCAGAGAGCCAACGCAAACATCCAGAAAGGCGCAAGAAGATCAAGTGGCCAAAGGCCAAAAGCCAAGCAGAATGGCGCAAGCTTGACGATCACCTGAGAGCGGTACTGGAGCATTCCCTGCGAGGGACTGTTGAGCGTAAACTAACCTCGCTGAGTAACATCATTTATGAGGAGTGCAGAGAGAGGTTCGGAGAGAGCGCGACTAAGCGAGCCACAGCCCAGAGGCACAAAGGACGGAGGGAGAGGGACATCAAGGGGCTTATAACCAACAGGCGCCAGTTGCGTAAGAGGTGGAGGAAAGCAGCCGCGGAGGAAAAAGAAGGTCTCAAAGTGCTATGGGATGATCTCAAGCAGCGTCTGGCCAAGCTGCGTCGGGCAGAGAGACTCAGAAGGCGCCGGAAACGAAAGGAGAAGGAAAGAAAAGACTTCTTCAAGGATCCTTTCCGGTTTGCCCGTCAGCTCCTGGACGAAAAGCGAAGTGGAAAGCTGTCCATTGCGAAAGAGGATCTGGAACAACACATCAAGGACCAGTATATGGATTCAGCCAAAGATACACCACTTGGCTCACCAGGCCATGTGCCACGTCCAGAACCCCCAGAGACCCCTTTCGACACTTCCCCACCTAGGCTGAGCGAGATTAAAGAAGTCCTTAAAAAAGCCAGATCAGCCTCTGCACCAGGACCAAACGGGCTTCCTTACAAGGTGTATAAAAACTGTCCGCAAGTGACCACTATCTTGTGGAAGCTCATGAGAGTTGTGTGGAAGAAGCATTCCATTCCAGCGGAGTGGCAAGAGGCAGTTGGAATATTTATCCCCAAGGAGCAAAATTCCATCAACATCAGCCAGTTCAGGACAATTGCTTTACTGAACGTGGAGGGAAAAGTATTTTTCTCTGTCCTGGCAAAAAGGCTATCCAGCTTCCTCAACAACAACGGCTACATCGATACAAGCTGTCAAAAAGCCGGACTGCCAGGCTTTCCGGGGTGCATAGAGCATGCATCCGTGATCTGGGATCAGATACAGCGTGCCAAAAGAGAGAGGAGCAACCTCCACGTGGTATGGCTCGACCTGGCAAATGCGTATGGCTCAGTACCACACAAGCTGGTTGAGTTTGCCCTAAATTTCTTCCACGTTCCTGTGTGTGTCAGTAACATCATAGCCAAGTATTTCAACAACCTACACATGTGCTTCTCAGTAGATGACTACATGACAGGATGGCAGCGGTTGGAAGTGGGAATTGCCATGGGCTGCTCCATATCACCAATCCTCTTTGTGGCTGCATTTGAAGTATTACTCATTGGAGCAAGGCAAATGGTCAGAGGCCTAAAAACACCGTCAGGAGGAAGACTCCCCGCTCTGAGAGGTTTCATGGATGATGTGACAAGCATCCTACAGACCGCCCCATGCACAGCACGACTCCTCAAGCGTTTCGACGAACTGATCGTCTGGGCGAGGATGAAGATAAAGCCCGCTAAGTCCAGGAGCCTGTCAATCAGGAAGGGTGTGAGAGATGACAGGACAGTCTTCACAGCAGGAGGTGAGAAGATTCCACTCCTGGCAGAGCAGCCCATCCGAAGCCTCGGGAGGGAGTATACAGCAGAGCTCTCGGACAGGCAGATGGGTAGGGTGGTCCAGAAACAACTAAAAGAGGGGCTCGTAAGGATCGACGGCAGCCAACTTCCTGGGAAGCTGAAGGTTTGGTGTTACCACTTCACACTTTTCCACCGAGTAATGTGGCCGCTGAAAGTAGCCGAAATTCCATCTTCTCAGGCCAGTAAGATGGACAGCATCGCCAACGGTTATATCAGGAAGTGGCTGGGCCTCCCCCGCTGTTTCTCGGACACAGGTCTTTTTGGCAAGAACATTCTGCAACTTCCTCTGAAGTCAATCAATCTGGGTTACAGGCAGGAGAAGACCCGCCTTGTACTGGAGTTGAGGGAATCAAGAGACGAAGCTGTGAAGAGTGCAGCGGTGATTGTCCGCACTGGACGAAAGTGGAAGGCCCAGGTGGAAGTGGACCAAGCTGTCTCGAGGCTGAAATACAAGGAGATTCTGGGAAGAGTCCAAGACAGCCGGGCAGGACTGGGATGGGGGCAACCAGTCCAGTTCTGGTCCAAAGCCACGAGACAGCAGAGGAAGGCCATGGTGGTGGAAGAGGTCACACAAGTGGCGCAAGACCAGTATTGGATCAAGGCCGTATCCCAGGGAAAACAGGGGGCATGGACTCGCTGGGAGGACACCATTCAAAGAGTCATAACCTGGGCCGACATCTGGCGAACTCCTCAATCTCGGCTCAGCTTCCTCGTGAGGGCAGCGTATGACACCCTGCCATGCCCTCGAAACCTCGCCCAGTGGTTCGGAAGCGAGGGTAAGTGCTCCCTGTGCAGCAAAGACAATGCAGGACTTAAACACATCCTTTCAGGTTGCAACGTCGCGCTAACGCAGGGGCGCTTCCGGTGGCGACACAATCAGGTGCTGAGGAAGTTGGCAGAGCTGTTGGAGAGATGCAGAGTCGGGGCAAACAACGCCACAGATCCCCATCGGCCAAACATCACTTTCATCAAACCAGGAGAGGTAGGACAGAAGACAGAGGCGGGAAGATCATCACTTCTGCTTACCCCTG CTGCTAAGAAAGTCCTCATCATTGAACTAACcgtgccatgggaggagggaaTACCAGTAGCACATGAGTTCAAACGGTCAAAGTACAGCGACCTGGCAGAGGACTGCAAGGGGGGAGGCTGGTCTGCGTCCATTCACCCCGTGGAGATCGGATGCAGGGGCTTCGTAGGAGGTTCTGCGACCCGGCTCCTGCGTGCGGCGGGAATGACCGGTTCCAACCTGAGGAGGGCCATCAAGGAGTTGGCAGAGGAGGCAGAAAAGGCAAGTTTCTGGATGTGGCTAAGAAGGAGGGACAACACTTGGGGCTCAACACCCCATTGA